Proteins co-encoded in one Salvia splendens isolate huo1 chromosome 4, SspV2, whole genome shotgun sequence genomic window:
- the LOC121800381 gene encoding thioredoxin-like protein YLS8, with product MSYLLPHLHSGWAVDQAILAEEERLVLIRFGHDWDETCMQMDEVLASVAETLKNFAVIYLVDITEVPDFNTMYELYDPSTIMFFFRNKHIMIDLGTGNNNKINWAMKDKQEFIDIVETVYRGARKGRGLVIAPKDYSTKYRY from the exons ATGTCGTATTTGCTGCCTCACCTTCACTCCGGCTGGGCCGTCGATCAGGCTATCCTGGCGGAGGAGGAGCGCCTCGTTCTCATCCGCTTCGGCCACGATTGGGACGAGACCTGCATGCAG ATGGATGAGGTGCTGGCGTCAGTTGCCGAAACACTAAAGAATTTTGCTGTCATATACCTGGTGGATATCACAGAGGTCCCTGATTTCAACACAATGTACGAGCTGTATGACCCCTCCACCATCATGTTCTTCTTCAGGAACAAGCACATTATGATTGATCTTGGCACTGGAAACAACAACAAGATCAACTGGGCCATGAAGGATAAGCAAGAGTTCATTGACATCGTTGAGACTGTCTACCGTGGCGCCAGGAAGGGGCGTGGTCTGGTCATCGCCCCTAAGGATTATTCCACCAAATATCGTTATTGA
- the LOC121800208 gene encoding probable membrane-associated kinase regulator 3, which translates to MKTEENEYEEEEEDDYIDMELSSSSDSREFEFQMSGAATLTQTADHLFHKGRLLPLYLLPSTTANAAADISPSESRRASCDLSSDDFFFEWSSDLISHRHHPTKIPWPKKLKHSLKAYLKSLFIKYAKSQEINAKRNPTAIDDDTAQQRRSFSSAIKRHSPTKCLSSSSSNSSSAASSFSLNSNGLHDQLQRSSSATDTEASIEAAIAYCKKSQQIS; encoded by the coding sequence atgaagACAGAAGAGAATgaatatgaagaagaagaagaagatgactACATAGACATGGAGCTGAGCTCATCCTCAGACAGCAGAGAATTCGAGTTCCAAATGTCCGGCGCCGCCACCCTCACTCAAACAGCCGACCACCTCTTCCACAAAGGCAGACTCCTCCCCCTCTACCTCCTCCCCTCCACCACCGCCAACGCCGCCGCCGACATCTCCCCATCAGAATCGCGCCGAGCGAGCTGCGACCTCAGCTCCGACGACTTCTTCTTCGAATGGTCAAGCGACCTCATCAGCCACCGCCACCACCCCACCAAAATCCCGTGGCCCAAGAAGCTCAAGCACTCCCTCAAAGCCTACCTCAAATCACTCTTCATCAAATACGCCAAATCCCAAGAAATCAATGCCAAGAGAAACCCCACTGCAATCGACGACGATACGGCGCAGCAGAGGAGGTCGTTTTCGAGCGCAATCAAGCGGCATTCACCGACAAAGTGCCTGTCGTCGTCTTCCTCGAATTCATCATCAGCCGCCTCATCTTTCTCGCTCAACTCCAACGGCTTGCACGACCAGCTGCAGAGGAGCAGCAGCGCCACCGACACCGAGGCTTCCATTGAAGCCGCCATAGCTTATTGCAAGAAATCTCAACAGATTTCTTAA